The genomic window GCCCGCAGGTCGAGCCGGTAGTCGTCGAAGCGGCGGACATGGCCCTTGCGGGCGTCGCGCACCTGCCGCCCGGAATCCCCCTGGCCGCGCCAGTCGAAGGCGACGACGCAGAAGCCGCGGGCGCGCAGGTCGGCGATCGTCTCGAAATACTTCTCGATGAACTCGGCCCGTCCCTGGAGCAGGCAGACCGTGCCCTTCACGCCCCGCGCCGTCGGCTGCCAGGTCGCGGCCCGCAAGGGCACGCCGTCGGCGGTCTCGACGGGCACGAGGCGGGCGCCCGGCGGCACCGGGTTGTCGGGGGTGGATCGCAGCGTCAGCACGGTCGGCTCGTCCCCGGAATCGTTTTCGAAAAATTCGCGCGCGATCCCCGCAAGCAGACCCTTGCGCGGTTTTTGCTCCCCACCGATATCACGGGAGCACCGGCCGAGACGGCGGTGCGATGGTCCGGCCCCCGGGCGGACCCGAAGACCCACGACATGTTGCTTCTTCTGGAGGATGTGTGATGCGTCAGTTCGATCTGGCTCCCCTGTACCGCTCCACCGTCGGTTTCGACCGCCTGTTCGCGGCCCTCGACGGCTTCGTGAGCGCCGAGGCCGCTCCGACCTACCCGCCCTACAACATCGAGCGCACGGGCGAGAACGTCTACCGCGTCACCGTCGCGGTGGCCGGCTTCACCGAGGCCGACCTGTCGATCGAGGTGAAGGAGAACGCCCTCACCATCAAGGGCGAGCGCAAGGCCGCCGAGGGCAAGCCCGCCGAGGTGCTCTACCAGGGCATCGCCGCCCGCGCCTTCGAGCGCCGCTTCCAGCTCGCCGACCACGTCCAGGTGACCGGCGCCGTGCTGGAAAACGGCCTCCTCCACGTCGACCTCGTCCGCGAGGTGCCGGAGGCGAAGAAGCCGCGCCGCATCGAGATCGCCGGCCGCGCGTCGAGCCAGCCGGTGATCGAGGGCTCGGTCCAGCAGGCGGCCTGACCGCCCGGCCGCGAGGCCGACCCCGCGGAGGAGCGCCCCGGCCGCCGTGGCCGGGGCGTTTTCGTGTGCGGTCGCGTCCCGGACGCCGACCCTGTGGAGAGGGACCGAAGGCGTCGCGCCAGGCTCTTGTTCTTGCATCGTCTTTTCAGACAAGCCGGAGGCCACCTTTCGGGACGACGCTCCAGGTCCATCGACGTCGCGGCGACTGGATCGCTTCGCTGCCGCTCGCCATGACGGCGTGAGAGGACCCGCCCCGTCGTCGCGCGGCGAAGCCGAAGCCATCCGGCAGCGCGACGCTGCCGAACGGGCCGGAACCCCGCTCCCGAGCCGGTCCTTCAAAAATCCCCGAAGCGGTCGCCGCGGCCGGGCTCGTAGCAGGTGTAGCCGACGAAGCAGCCCGGCGCGTCGCGGGTCGGCACGAAGGCGCGCCGGCCGATCTCGGTCGCCTCGCAGAAGGAGCGGTCGCGCACGAAGCGGTCGAAGGTCGCCCCGCCGGTGCCGAGCACCGCCGCCCCCTGCCGCTGCACCACGGCGCGGGCCTGGGCGCAGGTGAGGGTCGTCGCCGAGGGGCGCTGCGCCAGGGCCGGCCCGGGGCCGGCGGCGATCAGGATCGTCGCGGAAACGAGGACGCGGCGCATGACGTGGGCCCGGGGACGACGAGGATGCCTCCGCGACCGCGCCGGTCACGGATGGATCCCGTCGAGATGCGGCAGCAGCACCACGCTCTCCTGCTCGTTCGGATCGGTGCGGGCGATGATCGCGGTGCAGGGCTCGCTCGGGCTCGGGTTGTAGGGCAGGTGGGGCACGCCGGCCGGGATGTAGAGGTACTCGCCGGGCTTGAGTTCGGCGTGGTGCTCCAGCCGCTCGCCCCACCACATGCGGGAGACGCCCGACACGGCGTAGATCGCGGTCTCGTGGCCCTCGTGCTTGTGGGCCCTGGCGCGGGCACCGGGCGGGATCGTCACGATCTGCAGGTGGATGCCGGTCGCGCCGACGGATTCCGCCGAGATGCCGGGGGCGTAGGACAGGCCCTGCTTGCCGGTGAAGGCCTCGCCGGGGCGCACCACCCGGCACGGCGCCTCGTCCGTCATCGCCACAGATCTCCGAACACGAGTTGCCCCTGGGGCGCGGCCGGCTTCCGGGCGACCCGCGGCGCCTCCTTGCGGGGCGACGGCTTCGGACGCGGCTTCGGGTCGGCGCGCATCCGCGCCTTCGCCTTGTCCCGGGCCGCCGCCTCGGGGGCGTGGGGATCGTCGTCGAGCCACTTGCCGCGCTTGATCACCTCGTTGACCCGGCCCTGGTTCACCCCGACCTTGAAGGCGATCTCCTGCTGGGTCATGCCGGTGGAGGCGTGCAGTTCCAGGATCGCCCGGGCGAGGTCGGGGGTCATCTTCCGGCCGGTGATGCGCCGGGCCGGGCGGATCGTGCGGGTCTGCCGGTCGCGCTCGCGCAGGCGCTCCAGCAGGGCGAGCGCCATGTGCATGCCGTGCTCGCGCAGGGCCTCCTCGAATTCCTTCAGCGTCGCCATGGCCGGTTCCTCGTCCAGGAGCGGACGGTCGGCGGGAAAACGCCGCGTCCGGGCCTCAGGTTGCCGCCGAAGGAGACGCGCGCGCGGGAGGCGGGGCAAGCGGGCGGGATGCCTCGTCCACCGCAAAACGGCCGGGCCGCCCCGCGGAGGCCCGCGGCGGCTTATCGTGTTGGCAGGGCCCGAGCCGGTCGGCTACATCGCGCCCTATCATATCGTGCGAAAAGGCCAGCCATGATCAGCCCCGTCCTTCCCGTCTCCCGCACCGAGGCGGCACCGGGCGCGCCCGGCCTCGTCGAGGCGCTGGAGAGCGGCTCGGTCCTCGTCTTCCGCGACCTCGACTTTCCCTTCGACGCCTTCGAGCGGCGCTTCGTCGAGCGCCCCTTCGCCGACGGCAAGGCCAAGAACGTCTCGATCCGCGGCGAATCCGCCGAACTGCGCGGCGCGGCCGGGAGCGAGGAGGAGCAGGCCCGCCTGCGCGCCCTGCTGGTGCGCTACCGCCGCTTCGCGCAAGACCTGATCGACACCGCCCTGCCGGCCTATGCCGGCAAGGTCTCGCTCGCCGGCACCTCCTATCGGCCGTTCGACGTCGACCGGCGCAAGCTGAGCTGGCGGCGCGACGACACGCGCCTGCATGTCGACGCCTTCCCCTCGAACCCGATCGGCGAGAAGCGCATCCTGCGCATCTTCCGCAACATCAACGCCGAGGGGCAGCCGCGGCTGTGGCGGGTCGGCGAGGATTTCGGCTCGATGGCCGAAAGATTCCTGCCGAGGCTCCCGGGCTATTCCGGGCTTTCGGCGGGCGTGCTGGCGGCGCTGAAGATCACCAAGGCCAAGCGCTCGGAATACGACCACCTGATGCTGCACCTGCACGACGCCCTGAAGCGCGACATGGACTATCAGGCCAACGCCCCCCAGGCGGACGTGCGCTTCCAGCCCGGCGAGACCTGGGTGACCTTTTCGGACCTGGTGATGCACGGCGCCATGGGCGGGCGCTACATGCTGGAGCAGACCGCCACCATCGCGGTGGCCGATCAGGCCGACCCGGAGAAGAGCCCGCAGCGGATTCTCGCGAAGAAGCTCGGCCGGCCGCTCAGGCACTGAGAGCCTGTTTGACTGCGATGATCCCATCTCGCCCCTCATCCTGAGGTGCCGCGTGAGCGGCCTCGAAGGATGCTCCAGATCCCGCGCGATTCCTGGAGCCCCCTTCGAGGCCTCCGCTCCGGCACCTCAGGATGAGGGTTCAGGATGGGAGCAGGGCATTCCTCTCGCCTTGCCGTTGCCCGACGAAGACACGGTGGCCGGTCAAATAGGCACTGAGAGTCCGCCGCATCACCGCGAGGCGGATGCCCCTGCGATCGCGGCATGGAGCGGGACCGCTCGGATGCCCCTTCCGGGGCCGAAGCGGTCCAGTGCGCCGCCTTCTCCGAAAAGGTCGCGGGGTCCGAGGCGCGGCACTTCCGTTCGCGATGACGCCGTAAGCAGCGGACCGGTCAGCCGGACGCAGCCTCTTCCGCGCCGTCCGTAAAGTCCCGCCACAGCAGGATCAGCGCGGCCATCACCGCCGGCCCGACGAACAGGCCGAGCAGCCCGAAGGTCTCGACGCCGCCGAGGATGCCGAGCAGCACCCACAGGAACGGCAGGCGGGTGGTGCCGCCGATCAGCGCCGGGCGCACGAAGTGGTCGGCGACGAAGGTGACGACGAAGCCCGCCGCCGCCACGACGAGGGCGGGAACGACCGCGCCGCCGGCCAGCAGCAGGACGGCGGCGAGCCCGAAGGCGAGCGGAGCGCCGAAGGGGATCATCGCGGCGACCGCCGTCAGCGCCCCGAACAGCACCGGGTGCGGCACGCCGGCCAAGGCGTAGACGATCCCGAGGAGCACGCCCTCGCCGAGCCCGACGAGGACGAGCCCGTCGACGGTGCCGTGCACGGAGGCCGCCATCTGGCGCGCGACCCGCTCGCCCCGGGGGCCGAACAGGCGCCGGCTCGCCCGCAGCCCCTGCGCGATCACCGCGTCGCCCTCGCGGAACAGGAAGAACAGCGTCAGCAGACAGAAGCCGAACAGCACGACCCGGTGGACGAGGCCGGCCCCGAGGGTGCGGGTGAGATCGCGGTTCGAGGCGGTGTTGAGCCGCTCGGTCAGTTCGTGGGCAAGGCCGGCATGGGCGAGATGGTCGTTCCACCACGCCGTGACGGCGGCCGAGCCGTAGGGCAGGCGGGCGACGACATCGGGCACGGGGATGCCGGAGCGCTCGGCCTCCCGGGCGTAGTCCAGCAGATCGCGCGCCTCGCGCAGGGCCTCGACGGCCAGCACCGCGATCGGCAGCAACAGGGCGAGGGCGACGGCGGCGGTGAACAGGGCCGGCCAGAGCAGGTTGCGCCGCCCGGGCGGAAACCGGCGCCGGGCGCGGGCGAAGAGCGGCCACAGGGCGATGGCGAGCACCACGGCCCAGACCAGCGCCCGCAGGAAGCCGGACAGGATGGTGAGCCCGAGCCCCAGCAGGGCGGCCACCAGCAGCGCACGGAAGAACGCCTGGGCAGGGGAGCGCCCCGCGACGCCATCGCGGGCGGCGCCGGGATCGGATTCGTCCACGCCGTGCATCGACCGCCTCGTTCCGCTGACCGCCGCGTGCATCGTCCCGGCGGCGCAGGCAACCTATGGCGGCTGCGCAGGGTTCCACGGCCCGCCCGACAATGCGGCCGCACGCCTTCTTTTCAAGAACGAATTGCGAACAAATGCTTGACCGCCGATGAGGCCGCGCCCATTGTTCATGGAACGTTCCGAACCGATTCGCCACTCGGTCTTTCCGGAACCCATCGAGCCAGGAGGCTTCCATGATCGAGATCGGCTTCGAAGACGACCTGCTCGACCGCCCGGAAGCGCCTGCGCGGCGACCGGCGCCGGACCGGGACTGGCGGATCCTCGACGACGGCCTCGAACACCGGGCCAGCGGCTACTTCATCGCCCGCGAGGAGATCGCGGGCCGCCGCGGCGACGGGCTGTGGACATGGCCGATGCAGCTCGCCGAGAAGGCGTGGTGCGCGCCGCCGAGCTTCCGCCGCGTCTTCATGGCCGCGCTCGACCGCTACGGGATCGCGTCGGACGAGGGTCTCACCCGCTCCTTCGCCCTGGGCTTCGGCATCCGGGATGCCGGGCAGCGGCACGACGACCGCTTCGTGGCCTTGGGCGAACTGGTGCGCCCGCGCATGCCGGAGCGCAAGCGGCCGCTGCCGGCCGAGGGCCGCCGGACCGGCCGCGAGCGTCCCAGGCAGGGGGCCGATACCCGCGCCCCGGCGCTGGATCTCAGCCGCTCGGCGGGCTGAACCGGCCGGCCGCGACGGAGCGCGACCCAGGCTCCGAACGCGGGTCGACAGCGAGCCGCCCGGATGCCGAGTCGCCCGATCCCGCGTCCTCCCTCGTCGCTCCGGGGGCGCCGACAAGCGAACCCGGATGACGGGTCAGGTGACAGGAGCGGTCTCCAAAGGCCGTCGCTTCGCGTTCGGCGCCTTGGGAGCGTGACGCCCGAGGTTGCCCGCGCTCCACCGCTTCGTGTAAGGGGTCGCAATCTTTCAGACGCGCCATCGGGAACCGGCGGCGATGCGGGGCCGCGGATCGGCTCGGGCGCCATGGGGCGTGCCGCGCGAGGGGTCGGCGACGCCGGACACGAAGAATCGAGAAAGCGGCCAGCCCTTATGTCGAACGAGACCGCCACCTTCGACCGCGTCGCGGACATCATCGCCGAGACGGCGGACATCCCACGCGACAAGATCACGCCCGAGAGCCACGCCATCGACGATCTCGGCATCGATTCGCTCGCCTTCCTCGACATCGCCTTCGCGGTCGACAAGGCCTTCGGGATCAAGCTGCCGCTGGAGCGCTGGACCCAGGAGGTCAACGAGGGCAAGGTGCCGGCCGAGCAGTATTTCGTGCTCAAGAACCTCTGCGCCCGCATCGACGGGCTGGTGGCCGAGAAGGCCGCCAAGGCCTGACGCGGGCAGGCCGAGGGCGCTGACCGCGATGCGGCTCGAATATTTCGAGATGATCGACTCCGTGGTGCGGCTCGACCGCGCCGCCGGCCGTATCGAGGCGCGGGCGCTCGTCCCCGAGGCGAGCCCGGTCTTCGAAGGGCACTTCCCCGGCCATCCGCTGGTGCCCGGCGTCCTGCTGACCGAGACCATGGCCCAGGCCTCCGGCTACCTCGTGCTGGCCCATCTCGACTTCGCGCAGATGCCCTTCCTCATGGGCGTCGACAAGGCCCGCTTCCGCTCCTTCGTCGGCCCCGGCGCCGCCCTCGACATCACCGCGAGCCTGGAGCACGACGGCTCGGGCTACGCGGTGACGAAGGCGGCGATCCGGCACGAGGGCAAGGCGCTGTGCGACGCGGAATTGCGGTTCCGCACCATGCCGTTCCCTGCGGGGCTCGACGCGCCGATGCGCGAGCGCGCCCGCAGGATCGGCCTTCTCGACGGAGCGCAGCCGTGAGCCGCCGGACGGGCCGTGATGTCGTCGTCACCGGCATCGGTCTGGTCTCCTGCGCCGGCGAGGGGATCGAGGCGCACCTGGCCGCCTTCGCCTCGAACGATCCGCCGCGCACGGATGCGGAGACCTTCGCACCCTACCCGGTGCATCCGGTCGCGCCGGTGACGCTCGATACGCAAATCCCGAAAAAATCCGACCAGCGGCAGATGGAGCCCTGGCAGCGGCTCGGCGTCTACGCCGCCGGGCTCGCGCTCGATTCGGCCGGGGTGAAGCAGGACGCGGCCTTCAAGTCGGCGCTGCCGCTCATCGTGGCGGCGGGCGGCGGCGAGCGCGACTATGCGGTCGACGGGGCGATCCTCACCGGCCTGCGCGGGGCCGCCGAACCCGGCGCCTTCCTCAACGAGCGGTTGCTGAACGACCTGCGGCCGACCCTGTTCCTGGCCCAGCTCTCGAACCTGCTCGCGGGCAACATCGGCATCGTCCACGGCGTGACCGGCGCCTCGCGCACCTTCATGGGCGAGGAATCGAGCGGCGTCGACGCGCTGCGCATCGCCCATGCCCGCATCGCCTCGGGTCAGGTCGAGACCATGATGGTCGGCGGCTCCTACAATGCCGAGCGGCCCGACGTGATCGTCGTGCACGAGATGGGCGGCTTCCTGCTCACGCCCGCCTATCGGCCGGTCTTCGAGCGCGGGGCGGACGGCCGGGGCGGATTCGTCCTGGGCAGCGCCGCGGCCTTCCTCGTGCTGGAATCGGCCGAGCACGCGACGGCGCGCGGCGCCAAGGCCTTCGCCCGGCTGATGCCGGTGGCCAACGACCGGGTGGCGCGCGCGCCCGGCAGCGTCTCCGCGAGCCTGGCCCGTCTGATCGGCGAGGCCGGCGTCGAGCGGCCGGACGTGGTGCTCTCCGGCGCCACCGGCCTGTCGGACCTCGCCGGGGAGGAGATCGCCGGCATCCACGCGGCCCTGCCGGGCGCGGGCATCCGGGCCACGGGCGACATGATCGGCCACCCGCTGGAGGTCGCGGCCCCTTTCGGCGCGGCGCTCGCGGCGGCGCTCTGCGCGGTCGGCTCGGCCGGGGAAGTGGCGGTCACCTCCGTCGGCCACCGCCGCGGCGAGGGCGTGATCCGCGTCGTCAAGGTCTAGAGCATCGTCCCGAAAGGTGGCTGCCGGCTTTCGGGACGATGCGGGAACGAGAGCCCCTCGTCGGCCACCGCCCTCCACCGGATGCGGGCGGGCCGAAAAGATGGTCTCATACCGTTTCCGCTTGATCGCTTCGGGTTTGGCCCCCCTCCGTCATCGCGAGCGGCCGCGAAGCGATCCAGGGCGCGCCCTGTCCGGAAAGGGCGCGCCCTGGATCGCCACGGCTTCGCCTCGCGATGACGCAGGAGAGGCCGAAATCATCAACCGGATGTCGTATAAGGCGCCGATGCCAGATCCCCGCTCCTCGTCCACCCACGACGCCCAAGGCCGCCCGCTCGTCGCGGTGACCGGCCTCGGCATCGTCACCTCGCTGGGCCGCGGCCTCACCGAGAACTGGGACGCGCTCACCGCGGGCCGCTCCGGCATCCGCTCGATCGCCCGCTTCCCGACCGAGGGCCTGCGCACCCGCATCGCCGGCACGGTCGATTTCCTCGACACCGACCCGCTGGTGGCCCCACTGCTGTCCGAGCGCTTCGCCACCGTCGCGGCCGAGGAGGCGGTGGCGCAGTCCGGCATCGGCGCGGGTTTTCCGGGCGGCCTGTTCGTGGCGGTGCCGCCGGTCGAGATGGAGTGGCCGCAGCGGCAGGCGCTGGCGGAAGCCGCGGGCGAGCCGGGCGCGGTGACCTATGCCGGCCTCCGGCGCGCGGCCGCGAGCCGGCGGTTCGACGCGTGGCACGACCTGTTCATCTTCGGCACGGTGGCCGACCGCCTGGCCGACCGCTTCGGCACCCGCGGCTCGCCGATCTCGCTCTCGACCGCCTGCTCGTCGGGCGCCACCGCGATCCAGCTCGGCGTCGAGGCGATCCGCCGGGGCGAGATGGAGGCCGCGCTCTGCATCGGCACCGACGGCTCGGTGAACCCGGAATCCTTGATCCGCTTCTCGCTGCTCTCGGCGCTCTCGACGCAGAACGACCCGCCCGAGGCCGCCTCGAAGCCGTTCTCGAAGAACCGCGACGGCTTCGTGATGGGCGAGGGTGCCGCCGCGCTGGTCCTCGAAAGCGCCGGATCCGCGCGGGTGCGCGGGGCGAGGATCCTCGGCTACGTGCTCGGCTGCGGCGAGAAGGGCGACGGCTTCCACCGCACCCGTTCCAGCCCGGACGGCGCGCCGGTGATCGCGGCGATGCGCGCCGCGCTCGACGATGCGGGCGTCGCGCCGGAGGCGATCGACCACGTCAACGCCCACGGCACCTCGACGCCGGAGAACGACAAGATGGAGGCGCTCGGCTGCTCGGCGGTGTTCGGCGAGCGGATGGCGCGGCTGCCGATCTCCTCCAACAAGTCGATGATCGGCCACACCCTGACGGCGGCCGGCGCCATCGAGGCGGTGGTGTCCCTGCTGACGATCCGGCACGGGCGCATTCCGCCGACCATCAACTACGCTCTGCCCGATCCGGCCCTGCGCCTCGACGTGGTGGGAACCGCCCGCGACACCCGCGTCTCGCGGGTCCTGTCGAACTCCTTCGGCTTCGGCGGGCAGAACACCTGCCTCGTCCTGGGAGACGAGCCGGCATGAGTGCGCAAGGCATGAGCGCGCGGAAGCAGTCCGTCCTCGTCGTCGGCGGCGCCTCGGGCCTCGGCGCGGCGACCGTCCGCGCCCTGGCCGGAGCCGGCTACGACGTCACCTTCACCTACCGCTCCTCGCCGGAGCGGGCACGGGCCCTCGCGGACGAACTCGCCGGGGCGCACGGGGCGGGCCGCATCGAGGCGCGTGCCCTCGACCTGTCGGACCGCGCCGCGGTCGAGGCTTTCTGCGAGGCGGTCGAGGGCGAGGGCTTCTACGGCTACGTCCACAATGCCGGGCAATCGGCGGACGCGCTCGCGGCCATGTTCGACCGGGACCGGGCCGAGGCGGCGATGCAGGTCAACTTCTGGTCGATGACCCGGATCGCCAAGGCGCTGGTGCGGGGCATGATCCGGGCGCGCTCGGGCCGCATCGTCGCCATCGGCTCGGTGGCCGCGCTCCAGGCCAATGCCGGCAACGCGGCCTACGCGGCGACCAAGGGCGCGCTGATCGCCTATTGCCGGACGCTGGCGATCGAGTCGGCCAGGCGCGGCGTCACCGTCAACGTGATCGCCCCGGGCTTCATCGACACCGGGATGCTCGCCGCCTACGCCAGCCACCGCGCCGGGATCGAGCGCCAGATCCCGCTCGGGCG from Methylorubrum populi includes these protein-coding regions:
- a CDS encoding Hsp20 family protein gives rise to the protein MRQFDLAPLYRSTVGFDRLFAALDGFVSAEAAPTYPPYNIERTGENVYRVTVAVAGFTEADLSIEVKENALTIKGERKAAEGKPAEVLYQGIAARAFERRFQLADHVQVTGAVLENGLLHVDLVREVPEAKKPRRIEIAGRASSQPVIEGSVQQAA
- a CDS encoding cupin domain-containing protein, producing the protein MTDEAPCRVVRPGEAFTGKQGLSYAPGISAESVGATGIHLQIVTIPPGARARAHKHEGHETAIYAVSGVSRMWWGERLEHHAELKPGEYLYIPAGVPHLPYNPSPSEPCTAIIARTDPNEQESVVLLPHLDGIHP
- a CDS encoding RNA polymerase subunit sigma-70, with the protein product MATLKEFEEALREHGMHMALALLERLRERDRQTRTIRPARRITGRKMTPDLARAILELHASTGMTQQEIAFKVGVNQGRVNEVIKRGKWLDDDPHAPEAAARDKAKARMRADPKPRPKPSPRKEAPRVARKPAAPQGQLVFGDLWR
- a CDS encoding Kdo hydroxylase family protein, translated to MISPVLPVSRTEAAPGAPGLVEALESGSVLVFRDLDFPFDAFERRFVERPFADGKAKNVSIRGESAELRGAAGSEEEQARLRALLVRYRRFAQDLIDTALPAYAGKVSLAGTSYRPFDVDRRKLSWRRDDTRLHVDAFPSNPIGEKRILRIFRNINAEGQPRLWRVGEDFGSMAERFLPRLPGYSGLSAGVLAALKITKAKRSEYDHLMLHLHDALKRDMDYQANAPQADVRFQPGETWVTFSDLVMHGAMGGRYMLEQTATIAVADQADPEKSPQRILAKKLGRPLRH
- a CDS encoding AI-2E family transporter is translated as MHGVDESDPGAARDGVAGRSPAQAFFRALLVAALLGLGLTILSGFLRALVWAVVLAIALWPLFARARRRFPPGRRNLLWPALFTAAVALALLLPIAVLAVEALREARDLLDYAREAERSGIPVPDVVARLPYGSAAVTAWWNDHLAHAGLAHELTERLNTASNRDLTRTLGAGLVHRVVLFGFCLLTLFFLFREGDAVIAQGLRASRRLFGPRGERVARQMAASVHGTVDGLVLVGLGEGVLLGIVYALAGVPHPVLFGALTAVAAMIPFGAPLAFGLAAVLLLAGGAVVPALVVAAAGFVVTFVADHFVRPALIGGTTRLPFLWVLLGILGGVETFGLLGLFVGPAVMAALILLWRDFTDGAEEAASG
- a CDS encoding acyl carrier protein; this encodes MSNETATFDRVADIIAETADIPRDKITPESHAIDDLGIDSLAFLDIAFAVDKAFGIKLPLERWTQEVNEGKVPAEQYFVLKNLCARIDGLVAEKAAKA
- a CDS encoding beta-hydroxyacyl-ACP dehydratase, whose translation is MRLEYFEMIDSVVRLDRAAGRIEARALVPEASPVFEGHFPGHPLVPGVLLTETMAQASGYLVLAHLDFAQMPFLMGVDKARFRSFVGPGAALDITASLEHDGSGYAVTKAAIRHEGKALCDAELRFRTMPFPAGLDAPMRERARRIGLLDGAQP
- a CDS encoding beta-ketoacyl-ACP synthase, which produces MSRRTGRDVVVTGIGLVSCAGEGIEAHLAAFASNDPPRTDAETFAPYPVHPVAPVTLDTQIPKKSDQRQMEPWQRLGVYAAGLALDSAGVKQDAAFKSALPLIVAAGGGERDYAVDGAILTGLRGAAEPGAFLNERLLNDLRPTLFLAQLSNLLAGNIGIVHGVTGASRTFMGEESSGVDALRIAHARIASGQVETMMVGGSYNAERPDVIVVHEMGGFLLTPAYRPVFERGADGRGGFVLGSAAAFLVLESAEHATARGAKAFARLMPVANDRVARAPGSVSASLARLIGEAGVERPDVVLSGATGLSDLAGEEIAGIHAALPGAGIRATGDMIGHPLEVAAPFGAALAAALCAVGSAGEVAVTSVGHRRGEGVIRVVKV
- a CDS encoding beta-ketoacyl-ACP synthase produces the protein MPDPRSSSTHDAQGRPLVAVTGLGIVTSLGRGLTENWDALTAGRSGIRSIARFPTEGLRTRIAGTVDFLDTDPLVAPLLSERFATVAAEEAVAQSGIGAGFPGGLFVAVPPVEMEWPQRQALAEAAGEPGAVTYAGLRRAAASRRFDAWHDLFIFGTVADRLADRFGTRGSPISLSTACSSGATAIQLGVEAIRRGEMEAALCIGTDGSVNPESLIRFSLLSALSTQNDPPEAASKPFSKNRDGFVMGEGAAALVLESAGSARVRGARILGYVLGCGEKGDGFHRTRSSPDGAPVIAAMRAALDDAGVAPEAIDHVNAHGTSTPENDKMEALGCSAVFGERMARLPISSNKSMIGHTLTAAGAIEAVVSLLTIRHGRIPPTINYALPDPALRLDVVGTARDTRVSRVLSNSFGFGGQNTCLVLGDEPA
- a CDS encoding SDR family NAD(P)-dependent oxidoreductase, producing the protein MSAQGMSARKQSVLVVGGASGLGAATVRALAGAGYDVTFTYRSSPERARALADELAGAHGAGRIEARALDLSDRAAVEAFCEAVEGEGFYGYVHNAGQSADALAAMFDRDRAEAAMQVNFWSMTRIAKALVRGMIRARSGRIVAIGSVAALQANAGNAAYAATKGALIAYCRTLAIESARRGVTVNVIAPGFIDTGMLAAYASHRAGIERQIPLGRFAAPEEVAATAAFLVGAGGAYITGAVLPVDGGLTAMMGIHRT